The window AATCGAAATTGGCTGAATTGATGCATACGAGCAGGTCGGCAGTCAACAGGCTATTAGATCCTAATAATGATTCGATTACTTTAAAGACAATGGAAAATGCGGCAAAGGTAATTGGGAAAAAGATTAGATTAGAGTTGATCTAGTAGACCACCATACCCTGATGGAGGTAAACAGGGGGCAGCCATACCCCCAAAAAAAACCGCAACAATAATCCCCTCACTCCTCCTCCAAAATACCCCCCAATCGGAAAAAGGGGACAGATTTATTTTTTAATCGGCATTTGACGGAGCAACAAAGAATAAAAATAAATCTGTCCCCTTTTTGTGTATGTTGTTTTCCCTTTGACAGTCAGTCAGCTTGTAATTATAATGTAATTACATAAATTGCAAAAGGAGAACAGTATGACAACATTAATCAGAGTAGGAAACTCCCAAGGAGTGCGGATTCCGAAGGCTCTTATCGAACAGGCACATTTAAGTAATAAAGAGCTGGTCTTTCAGGTGGTCGATGACGGTTTGTTAATTCGACCGGTGAAACGACGACGGCAGGGGTGGAAGGAACAATTTGATAGTGCTCTTCTATCCCGAGAACAGGACAGTGCTGATCAGGAGTGGCTGGACGCCCCTCTCTCAGCTGACGAGGACTGGGAATGGTGAACAAGACCGTTCACAGATTTGATATTTGGCTGGTTCAATTAGACCCGACCCAAGGTTCCGAAATCAGAAAAACCAGACCCTGTGTTGTTCTTTCACCTGATGAAATGGCAGCATTAAAAACAGCCATTATTGCTCCCATGACGTCAAAGGGATTCAACTTCCCGACCAGAATTCAATGCACATTTCAAGGGAAAGAAGGATTGATTGTGTTAGACCAAATGAGAGCTGTAGATAAAACCAGGCTCATAAAAAAAATGGGCATGATTACCAAGAGCACACAGGGAAAAATAATCAACTGCCTGCAGGAACTTTTTTCGTTCTAACATGATCAATGGGGGCAAATGGGGTCAGACTCGATTGATTTATCCCTATCGATCTTGCTAAAGTTTAATACCACTTGACAACAAGTAGCCTATAGGCTACAGATAGTCGTGATCTATGAGATAGAAACAACAGCAGCTTTCGACAAGTGGTTAAAAAAGCTACGCGACCGCAAAGCAGTCCTCGCCGTCGCCGCTCGTCTTGACCGTGCGAGACTCGGCAACTTCGGCGATGTCAAATCAGTCGGAAGCGAAATCAACGAAATGCGTATATTCGCCGGACCTGGCTACCGCTTGTATTACGTGATCCGTGACGGACGAATTATTCTCCTGCTCTGCGGCGGAAACAAATCGACCCAGGATAGAGATATAAGGAAAGCAAAAGATATGGTTAAAAAACTGGGGGAAGAATCATGACAATTACAACCAAACCCTACAACCCGTTCGATTATCTGGAAACAAAGGAAGAGGTCAACGAGTATTTAAACAACGCATATATGGATGATGATCCCAAGGTCTTTCTTGTTGCCTTAGGGTATCTTGCAAAGAAACAGGGAATGACCAAGGTGGCAAAGAAAGCCGGACTTAATCGTGAGAGCCTGTACAGGGCACTGGCAGGAGAAGGAAACCCGAGATTCACCACAATCAACAAGGTGATTAAGGCGTTGGGATGCAGACTGGCTATTGCCTGATCAAGGGAAAAAAGGGAAGAAAAAATGTGCCGACTTAACCCAAGGATAGATTTTGTCTTCAAAAAACTCTTTGGAACAGAAGAAAACAAAGATGTGCTAATTGACTTTATCAACGCCTTTGTTAGTGAAGAAGATCACGTCCGAGATATTGTCATAAAAAATCCATATAATGAAAAGGAATTTCTCGACGATAAGCTCAGTATCCTTGATATCAAAGCACAAGATAGCAGCGGCACCTGGTTTAACATAGAAATGCAAATGATCGACCAGGACTATTATGCCAAAAGAGCATTATATTACTGGTCAAGGCTCTATGTCAGCCAACTGAGCACCGGGGTCAATTACGACAAACTGGAAAAAACCATAGGCATTAATATCCTCAATTTTAACTACTTAGAGGAGGATGAATATCATAATGTCTACAAATTGCTCAATGTCAAATCGGGGAAGGAGCTCATACGACAACTCGAAATACATTTTGTTGAACTCGAAAAATACGATGAGAACATTTCTAATGTTATGGACAGGTGGGTTAATTTCTTAAAAAAAGCAGGCGAGTATACCAAAACAGATATGCCGACCAAGCTCAAAGAAGTCCCTACCATCCTCAAGGCTATAGACGCCTTGGACAACATGCGGCTCAGCGCCAGAGAACGAGAACAGTTTGAAGCACGACTCAAATGGCTCCGGGATGAAAAAGCGGCGATTATGTCAGCGGAACGACGGGGAGTAGAATTAGGAGTAGAATTAGGAGAAGAACAAATAACCCGTCAGGTGGTGAAGAATGCTCATAACAACGGACTTGATATCCCAATGATAAAAAACTTAGTAGGGCTTTCGGAAGAAGAAATCAAAAAAATCATTGAGACGATCTAGAAAAAGGCGACCGATTTATTTTTTGTACACATACTCATTTTATCGTCAAACATTGAATGAAAAATAAATCTGTCCCCTTTTCTACACACCTGATCCACACCCAGACCTTCAACATCCACTTCTCCGACCAGGAACAAGCCGAGATCGAGCAGGATAACGGCCTGACCGACTTCATCAAAGATCGCCTTCTCCAGATCGTGGATGAGGTGTTCAGCGATTGCTGCCCGGACCAGACCATCATCTCTCTGGATACCCTGGAACTCGACTTGGGCACCATCCCCTCCCAAGGCTACCGGGATGAGATGGAGCATCGTCTGCGGCGGGAGCTCACCAAGCTCCTCAAAAATAAAATCAACCAGCTTCCGAAAACAGCACAGGGAGGAGAACGAAAACTCACTGCACACCAAGGACGCCTAGAGGTCATACGGTATTTTTTAGCAAACGGCCATCTCCCCTGGACCGTGGCTTCCGAGGCTGACCCTTTGGAGAGCCGTCTCCGCAACCTCCTGGACGAATCCCCTGATGCCCTGCTTTCCCTGCTCACCAGCCTGCAAGGCCCAGACACAGCCCTCCGACGGCTGGTGCAGCAATTCCCCCCAGATCTGGTCAAGCGGATACAGAACCTTGCAGCGGCAGGCACGACCGGACAACAGCGCAAACTCACGCAACGGGTGAAAGAACTCTCTGAAGTTGCGAAAATCGACATTTCCTCTTCCAATGAAAAGGAGCAACGTTTTCTCCGCCTGCTCCAACAGGCCCTGTTTGCAAATCGGCTCGACCCTCTCCGCCGAAATTGGCTGGAACTTCTCCGTAAGCAGCCACAACGCCTGCATGAAGAAATCATCAAACATGGACAGCAGCTTGAAGTACGACGGCACATCGCCCGTACCTTCCCCGATCCTATGTTTGCGGACCTGCTCCGGCTCCTGGAACCCAGCGAACATGCCTTTCTCGAAGAGGTCGTCTTCCGCCCTACCCTGCCGCCCAGAACAGAAGAAGGCGCCAGCAACGATGCGACCGAGGAAAAACAACGCCTCCTGGAATTCACCCTGACCTATCTCCTCACCAAGCGGGGCAGCCATTTTAACAAGAAAGCCTATCTGACCTCTGTGCTCCATCGCATGGCGGCCCATGATAACGTGGAGACCAGCTCGGTCCTTCAGTCCATCTCCACCGCCCTGGCTGCTATCCCCAGCCAAAGCAAGGTCCAGCAGGAGATCCTCCAGTTGCTTCGGGAAATCCAGGAGAGCGAAGACTTGGGTGCAAATTCGGCTGTCAGCCCGCAACAGGTACAGGAAAGCCAGGAAAAAGGTGCTCACAAAAAAAATGAAGAGAGTTTATTCAGAACGCTGCTGTACAAGGCCTTTTATGAACATTTCCCTGCACGGCTTCGACAGCAATGGCAGCAATTACTGAAAAGCCATCCACATCTACTGCTTCAGGAACTGCGGCGACACGGGCAGGCTGCTGCGGTTCGGCACCGGATCGCCTTGAAATTCAACGATTCCATGTTTGCGGATCTCCTCCATTTGCTGGAGCCCACGCAATCTGATTTTCTTGCTGAGGTTGTATTTCATTCCGCCCTGACGAGCAGGAAGGAACAGGAGCCAGCAGGTCATGACCAACGAGTGCGCGAATTCACCCTGGCCTATCTCCTGACGGAGCGGGGCAGTCAGTTCAACAAAAACTCCTACCTGGCCTCCCTCCTGACCAGGATGGCGGCCCATGACAATCTCGATTTCACCGAACTGGTGTTCTCCCTCCACAGCACGCTTTCCTCCAGCAGGCAGCATGGCACGCCTATCCAAAAGGAAATACTCCATTTCCTCAGCGAATTGCAGAGCGATGAAGGCGACCATCTGCTTGCACCAAATCAGGAAGAGATATCCCTCCTCCGCAGGCAGGAAAAGTATGAATGGCTGGCCGAACGACTCAGCGGAAAAAAAGGGCTGAGCACCGAGGACGTCGCACTCTTTTCCCGTCTCCTCCAGGAACTCCTCACCCTGCACCCTGCCCTGCTCCAGCGCCTGTTCGAGGAATGCAGCGACACTGGCCTGGGCCGTTTTTTTACCAAAGCCCCGTTGGAAGCCCTGCCAGCACTGAGCGCAGCCTTCATCGGCTTGACAACCCGGAAGCAAGAAGGGAGAGGAGCAGAATTCCTCCACGCTGCGGAACACTTTGCTGGTCAAGCGAAATCATCTCGCACCTACTACCGCTTGCTGGTGGAAAAACTACGGACAAAGGAGGCGATTGATTTCGAAGAAATCATCACGGCGGACCAACCGAAGGTTGACCGAAGAGTTGAAGAAAAACAGCAGCCAGAGCAACAAGATTCCTCTGGCACTCCCTCAGATTCTGGTACGAGTACGACCCCGCATCCGGCATTGACCCGGCTGCTCATCCTGCTCAGGCAACGGGGCGTCCATAGGGAGCTTATCCGGGCAACAGAACGAAATGCCACCCGAGCTGGCGACCTAGATGCCTTTTGCGAGCTGATCCTGGCCTGCCTGGAGCATGACCTGCCCATTGACTTTGAAGAGATCATCGAACAGAGCAAGAAGGAAAAAGGACAGGTCAAAGAACCACCCGCATCCGCACCCCCGGATGAGGACAGGGAAAGCCAGGCAGCGCAACAGGAGCCAGAAGCCATCTCCCTGCCGCCAGCCTTGGCTGGAATCGGGTCAGGTGTTCGTTTATCCCAGGCCGAGAAGCAGCTCATCCGGCTCCTCTACCAGAAGCATCTTAATCAGGCCCAAGAAAGAGAGCTGGCTGAGCTTATCAGGGACCTGCTGGATAAGAGCCCGGCCCGACTCCGTTTCCTGCTGGAAAGCGGCCTGGCCGCAAGAGCAGAGCAGGCAGAGCGCCTGGCAGCTATTCTGCCGGAATCACAGATGTCCCGGATCTTTCTCCTCCTCCGCCCGAGGGACTTCCTCCGCATCCACCAACAGGCGGAGCAGCTTGCCCTGGCCTGTAGCACAGGCCCCTTTGGGGTAAGCACGGCAAAAATCCAAGGACTAAAAAGACAATTTCTCAGCAGCTATGTCCTGCTTCCCAGTCTGGGACAGAAAGACTTTCTCCTTGCTTTTCTTGAATTTCTTCAGATACACTTAAACACATCAGGCCGAAGGAACTTTCTTAGGGATATGCAGCAGGCAGTTCTGGAGCAGGAAGGGCAGCCCGAACAGAGGAAGGAGCTTACGTCCATCCTGGCCAAGGAACTGGGAAAAAGCCAGCCCACAGCCTCGATGGATACGGATCATGGAAACGATATAGGGATGCTGGAGGAGAAACCACCCCACCATCCCCCTGTCAACCAACCCGAAACGCCGCCGGAAGAAGCCTTTACCGAGGGGATTTATCTGGAAAACAGTGGGATGGTTCTGGTCGCCACCTATCTACCCCGCCTATTCACGATGTTAGGCCTGCTGGAGAAATCGGAGTTTACGGATTCAGAGGCCGCAGAGCGGGCCGTACATCTGCTCCAATACTTGGTGGAAGAACGCTGTGACCGCCCGGAATACCTGCTGGTACTGAACAAGATCCTCTGTGGGCTGGAACCGGACCAACCCCTCGTTCGGGAAATCACCATGAGCGATACGGAACGCCAGACCATTGACGGGCTCCTGGCTGCGGTGATCCAGCATTGGGGGGCCTTGGGCAGAACCTCGGTGGCGGGCCTCCGGGAGGCCTTCCTCCAACGCGGGGGCACGGTGCGGCTGCAGGACGATGCCTGGCATCTTGAGGTGGAAGAAAAGGCCTATGATATGCTGCTGGATCGGCTACCCTGGAGTTATTCTCTGATTAAACTGCCGTGGATGAAACGGGCCCTCCATGTGCAATGGCGATGATAAAAAAAAAGGGGGACAGATTTATTTTTTAGAAAAAAGGGGGACAGATTTATTTTTTAGAGCAAAAAATCTGGGCATCAACTACGGACTAGTTTTCCTGGGCTGGGGCTTAGGCTTTTTCATGGCCAAACTGGGTGGGATCATCAAAGACCTGACCGGCAGCCTGGATTATGCTTTTTACATCTCGGCTGCTCTGCTGGTGGTCGGAGCGATTCTGGCCCAATTGGTTAAAAGACCAACCTGGGCTGAAGAAAAGGCGACTGTATAAGAACCGCAACGCTACCCTGCTGCGTCAGACCTCGGACGCAGCGGGGACACACGCTCCAAGGTAAGTATACGCGATACAGCCTCAATTCATACAGCTCTCAAGAAACAACCCCTCGA is drawn from Candidatus Electrothrix aestuarii and contains these coding sequences:
- a CDS encoding type II toxin-antitoxin system RelE/ParE family toxin, whose product is MIYEIETTAAFDKWLKKLRDRKAVLAVAARLDRARLGNFGDVKSVGSEINEMRIFAGPGYRLYYVIRDGRIILLLCGGNKSTQDRDIRKAKDMVKKLGEES
- a CDS encoding Fis family transcriptional regulator, giving the protein MKKTNKHYGTSFDNFLEEEGIFHEVEAIAIKKYFAAMVEKKMVEDSITKSKLAELMHTSRSAVNRLLDPNNDSITLKTMENAAKVIGKKIRLELI
- a CDS encoding contractile injection system tape measure protein — encoded protein: MKNKSVPFSTHLIHTQTFNIHFSDQEQAEIEQDNGLTDFIKDRLLQIVDEVFSDCCPDQTIISLDTLELDLGTIPSQGYRDEMEHRLRRELTKLLKNKINQLPKTAQGGERKLTAHQGRLEVIRYFLANGHLPWTVASEADPLESRLRNLLDESPDALLSLLTSLQGPDTALRRLVQQFPPDLVKRIQNLAAAGTTGQQRKLTQRVKELSEVAKIDISSSNEKEQRFLRLLQQALFANRLDPLRRNWLELLRKQPQRLHEEIIKHGQQLEVRRHIARTFPDPMFADLLRLLEPSEHAFLEEVVFRPTLPPRTEEGASNDATEEKQRLLEFTLTYLLTKRGSHFNKKAYLTSVLHRMAAHDNVETSSVLQSISTALAAIPSQSKVQQEILQLLREIQESEDLGANSAVSPQQVQESQEKGAHKKNEESLFRTLLYKAFYEHFPARLRQQWQQLLKSHPHLLLQELRRHGQAAAVRHRIALKFNDSMFADLLHLLEPTQSDFLAEVVFHSALTSRKEQEPAGHDQRVREFTLAYLLTERGSQFNKNSYLASLLTRMAAHDNLDFTELVFSLHSTLSSSRQHGTPIQKEILHFLSELQSDEGDHLLAPNQEEISLLRRQEKYEWLAERLSGKKGLSTEDVALFSRLLQELLTLHPALLQRLFEECSDTGLGRFFTKAPLEALPALSAAFIGLTTRKQEGRGAEFLHAAEHFAGQAKSSRTYYRLLVEKLRTKEAIDFEEIITADQPKVDRRVEEKQQPEQQDSSGTPSDSGTSTTPHPALTRLLILLRQRGVHRELIRATERNATRAGDLDAFCELILACLEHDLPIDFEEIIEQSKKEKGQVKEPPASAPPDEDRESQAAQQEPEAISLPPALAGIGSGVRLSQAEKQLIRLLYQKHLNQAQERELAELIRDLLDKSPARLRFLLESGLAARAEQAERLAAILPESQMSRIFLLLRPRDFLRIHQQAEQLALACSTGPFGVSTAKIQGLKRQFLSSYVLLPSLGQKDFLLAFLEFLQIHLNTSGRRNFLRDMQQAVLEQEGQPEQRKELTSILAKELGKSQPTASMDTDHGNDIGMLEEKPPHHPPVNQPETPPEEAFTEGIYLENSGMVLVATYLPRLFTMLGLLEKSEFTDSEAAERAVHLLQYLVEERCDRPEYLLVLNKILCGLEPDQPLVREITMSDTERQTIDGLLAAVIQHWGALGRTSVAGLREAFLQRGGTVRLQDDAWHLEVEEKAYDMLLDRLPWSYSLIKLPWMKRALHVQWR
- a CDS encoding Rpn family recombination-promoting nuclease/putative transposase; the protein is MCRLNPRIDFVFKKLFGTEENKDVLIDFINAFVSEEDHVRDIVIKNPYNEKEFLDDKLSILDIKAQDSSGTWFNIEMQMIDQDYYAKRALYYWSRLYVSQLSTGVNYDKLEKTIGINILNFNYLEEDEYHNVYKLLNVKSGKELIRQLEIHFVELEKYDENISNVMDRWVNFLKKAGEYTKTDMPTKLKEVPTILKAIDALDNMRLSAREREQFEARLKWLRDEKAAIMSAERRGVELGVELGEEQITRQVVKNAHNNGLDIPMIKNLVGLSEEEIKKIIETI
- a CDS encoding AbrB/MazE/SpoVT family DNA-binding domain-containing protein; amino-acid sequence: MTTLIRVGNSQGVRIPKALIEQAHLSNKELVFQVVDDGLLIRPVKRRRQGWKEQFDSALLSREQDSADQEWLDAPLSADEDWEW
- a CDS encoding addiction module antidote protein — protein: MTITTKPYNPFDYLETKEEVNEYLNNAYMDDDPKVFLVALGYLAKKQGMTKVAKKAGLNRESLYRALAGEGNPRFTTINKVIKALGCRLAIA
- a CDS encoding type II toxin-antitoxin system PemK/MazF family toxin, which codes for MVNKTVHRFDIWLVQLDPTQGSEIRKTRPCVVLSPDEMAALKTAIIAPMTSKGFNFPTRIQCTFQGKEGLIVLDQMRAVDKTRLIKKMGMITKSTQGKIINCLQELFSF